DNA from Acidobacteriota bacterium:
GCCTACAAGTTCCCGGCCCGGCAGGCCACGACCCGGGTCAACGACATCGTCGTCCAGGTCGGCCGCACCGGCGCCCTGACGCCCGTGGCCGTTCTCGAGCCGGTCAAGCTGGCCGGGGTGACCATCAGCCGCTCGACCCTTCACAACGAGGAAGAGCTGCGGCGCAAGGACATCCGGGTCGGCGATCACGTCCTCATCGAGCGGAGCGGCGACGTCATCCCCCAGGTCGTCTCGGTGATGATGGACCGGCGGCCCCGCGGCGCCAGGCGGTTCGCCTGGCCCAGGCGCTGCCCCGTCTGCGGCTCGAAGGTCTTCAAGCCCGAGGGCGAGGTCATCTCGCGCTGCGAGAACGCGTCGTGCCCGGCCCGGATCAGGGAATCGATCCTCCACTTCGCCGGGCGGCGGGCCATGGACATCAACGGGCTGGGGGAGGCCGTCGTCGACCAGCTCCTGGCATCGAAGCTCGTCCGCTCCATCCCCGATCTATACGGCCTGGAGCTCGACAAGCTGGCCGCCCTCGAGCGCCTGGGGGCCAAGAGCGCCGGGAACCTCCTCGACGAGATCGAGGCCTCGAAATCGCGCGGCCTGGCCCGGCTCCTTTTCGCCCTGGGCATCCGGCACGTCGGGGAGCGGCTGGCCCAGACGCTGGCCGCGCGCTTCGGGTCGCTCGCGGCCCTGGAGAAGGCCGGCCCGGACGATCTCGTCCAGGTCGAGGACGTCGGGCCCAAGGTGGCCGAAAGCGTCCTCTTCTTCTTCGCCCAGCCGGAGAACCGCGAGCTCATCGACCGGCTCCGCCGGGCCGGCGTCGCCGACCGCACGGCGGCCGCGGCGGCCGGGCCCAGGCCCCTGGCCGGCCAGGTCTTCGTCATCACCGGCGCGCTGGCCGGCCTCAGCCGCGACGAGGCGCGCGATCTCCTCGAGGCCCGGGGCGCGGAGGTCGGGTCCTCCGTGACGCGGAAGACAACCGCCCTGATCGTGGGGGAATCGCCGGGCTCCAAGCTCGACCGGGCCCGGGAGCTCGGCGTGAGGATCGTCGGCGAGAAGGAATTCCGGGAGCTCGTCGGCCGCGAGGCCTAGCTACTTCTTTTTCTTCTTCGAGCCGAACAGGTCAAGCTTGAAGATGCTCTTCGGCCCCTTGGACCGGCGCCCGGCCAGGTCGTCGAGGGCCTCCCGGGCGGTGGCATGGTCGGGGTCGACTGAGACGGCCTTCTCGAGCTGCTTGAGGGCCTTGGTCTGCAATCCCTCGGCCTTGTAGAGCAGTCCCAGCCCGACGTAGGCCTCGGGGTTCCAGGGCTCGAGCTCGATGGCTTTGAGGAAATCCTGCTCGGCCTTCCTGACGTAGGCCGGCAGCCGGGCTTCGCACATGGCCAGCAGGAGGTAATAATCGGCCTTGTCCCGGCGCATCCGGACGGCTTCCTCGAGATAGGCCACGGCCTCGTCGTAGCGCGCCTGGCCGTGAAGGGTCTTGCCCTGGCGGAACTTCGTGTCCGCCTTGCGCAGGACGTCCTGGGCGTCCTCCTGGGCGGCGACCGGGCCGGACTTGGCGTCGTAGGCCCGCCGGGAGTCCTTGTTGCTCAGGACCCGGTAGGCGTTGTTGATGCCGTCGAAGACCTCGTGGATCTGGGACTTGAACCGGGCCGCGATGCCGCGGTCGAAACGGTCGGGATGGAAGCGGCGGGCCAGCTGGAAATAGGCCTTCTTGATGTCCTCTTCCGTGGCCGTCTTGGGGACGTCCAGGATCTGGTAGAGAGTCATCGCCGGCAGGGTATCGCGCAGGCTCAGGACCTCGGCGATCTCCCGCGGGACGTCCTCGTGGGCCTGGCTCGGCGGCTTGATGCGCTCCTTGACGTCCAGCCTGGCCCGGGAGGAGGCCTCGCCCTCGAAATCGACGATGCCGAGGCAGTAGAACAGGTACAGGCTCTTCCAGAACTGGTCGGGCGGCATCGTCAGCGACTTGAGGATAACCTCCGCGGTGTCGGCGCCGTTGATCTTCTCCAGGATCTCCTTCTCCTCGATGGTCAGCAGATAGGCGTAGGTCTTGCGGCCGAGCGCCGGCGTCCGGTTGGCCAGGAAGGCCTGCAGGAGCGGATGGGCCTGCATGCGGCGGATGCCGTACTCGATGAGCAGGGGCACGCTGACCTGCGACTCGGGGACCGCGGCGCCGAAGCTCTCGTGGGGCTGGAATTCGAGCTCGGCGTCGAAGAAGCCGAAGGCATTGAGGACGCTTTCGCGGATCTGATGGCCCAGCGCCTCGGCCAGGTCCTCTTCGGAGATCACGCCCTGGGTCTTGAGGACCTCGCCGATGTTCTTGCCGGGCTCGATGTACTGATCGAGCTTGGCGTGGGCTTCCTTGGGGATGCGCTCGAGCTTGAACAGGATCTCGCCCAGGCGCTCGTCCGGCTGGTTCGTCTTGACCTGGGCGATCGCGCCCTTCTCGAAGAAGAAATACTTGAGGATGTCGCCGCGCCGATAGACCAGGCGCCCGGTCTTCTTCTCGAAGAAGACGTCCCGCAGTTCGACGGCGATGTGGCTCATGGCCCTCCAGATTCCGGAAGGCCCAACTATAGTCCAGACGTCCGGAGATTTCAACATCGGGGAAAAGGGCCGCGTTTGAACGGGCCGGGGGATTGTGTTAATTAATGCCCATGAAGATCGCCATCGCGCAGATCGCGCCCAAGCTCGGGGACGTCGAGGCCAACCTCGACCTCCACCTGGACGTCCTGGAGAAGGCGAAAAGGCAAAAGGCCGGGCTCGTCGTCTTCCCCGAGCTCAGCCTGACCGGCTACACCCTCAAGGACCTGGTCGAGGAGGTCGCCCTGGACCCGGCCGCCGACCCCCGCTTCCGCCGCCTCGCGGCCCGGACCAAGGGGATCTCGGCCGTCGTCGGCTTCGTCCAGGAGAGCCCGTCCGAGCGGGGGCTCTTTTACAATGCCGCGGCCTTCATCTCCGGCGGCCGGATCGTCCACGTCCATCGCAAGGTCTTCTTGCCGACCGGCGGCATGTTCGAGGAAGCCAAGTTCTTCGCTCAGGGGCGCGACTTCCGGGCCTTCGACGCGCCGTTCGGCCGGGCCGGGCTCCTGGTCTGCCGCGATTTCCTCCAGCTCGGCTCGAGCTACGCCCACTACGCCGCCGGGGCCGAGGTTATCATCTGCATCTCGGCCGCCCCGGGCCGCGGCGTCGGAGGCGGCGACGCCTTCGAGACCGGCCGGATGTGGGAGCTCATGGGCGAGGCCGTGTCCTTCTTCTCGACGGCCTACGTCGTCTACGCCAACCGGGCCGGCAGCGAGGACGGCGTCACGTTCGCCGGCGGCTCGTTCGTCTTCGCGCCCGGCGGCCGGCTCGTCGTCCGGGCCTCGTCCGTCGATCCCGACCTGGTCTTCTGTTCCGTCGATCCCGCCGCCGTGGCCAGGGCCCGCCGGACCTGGCTTTTCAAGCGGGACGAGAAGCCCGAAGCGGTCTGGCGATCGCTCGAAAGGATAGTCCGTGCCTCCGAAGATTAATCCGTCCTTCGTCGAAAAGGTCCTGGTCCGGTTCATCCGGGACGAGTTCGGCCGGTGCGGCTGCGGCCGGGGCCTCGTCGGCCTCTCCGGCGGGCTCGACTCCGCGGTCTGCGCCGCCCTGGCCGCCCGGGCCCTCGGCCCGGACAATGTCCTCGGCCTGATCATGCCCTACGGCCGGGCCTTCCAGGGGGATGTCCGCGACGCGGCCGCCCTGGCCCGCCGCCTCGGCATCCGGTCCGAGACGATCGATATCACCCCGCAGATCGACATCTACTTCGCCGCGCATCCGGGGGCGAGCCGGGTACGCAAGGGCAACAAGATGGCCCGCGAGCGCATGTCCATCCTCTACGACCACTCGGCCCGCGACGGCGGGCTCGTCCTGGGGACAAGCAACAAGACCGAGCTCCTCCTCGGCTACGGCACGATCTACGGCGACATGGCCTGCGCCATCAACCCCATGGGCGACCTCTACAAAACGCAGGTCCGGGAACTGGCCACCCACCTGCGCATCCCGGCCGCGATCCGGCGCAAGGCCCCGACGGCCGGCCTCTGGCCCGGCCAGACGGACGAGGGCGACATCGGCCTGGCCTACGACGAGATCGACGACATCCTCTATGCCCTCGTCGAGGGCCGCCAGGCCCGCCGGGAGATCATCGCGGCCGGGCACTCGGCGGCCGCCGTCGACCGCGTCCTGCGGCGGGTCCGGGGCTCTCAGTTCAAGCGGCTCCTGCCGCCGATCGCCAAGCTTTCGACGCGCTCAGTGGGCCACGATTTCCTCTATCCCTACGATCGGGGGAGATAGCCCGTGCCCGGCCGCCTTTTCGTCGTCGGAACGCCCATCGGCAACCTCGAGGACATCACGCTGAGGGCCCTTCGCGTCCTCGGCGAGGTCGCGGCCATCGCCTGCGAAGACACCCGGCAGACGGTCAAGATACTGAACCGCTACGGCATCAAGAAGCCGCTGATCAGCTATTTCCAGCCGCGCGAGGGCCGGCGCATCCCGGAGATCATCGGGCTGCTCGAGGCCGGCCGCGACGTCGCGCTCGTCTCCGACGCCGGCACGCCGGGCATCTCCGATCCCGGCTTCCCGCTGATCCGCGAAGCCCTCAAAAAGGGGCTCCAGGTCGTGCCCATCCCGGGCCCTTCGGCCGTGACGGCGGCCCTGTCCGCGGCCGGACTGCCCACGCACCGCTTCCTTTTCGCCGGCTTTCCTCCCCCGAAGGCCGCCGGGCTGCGCAAGCTCCTCGAAGGGCTGGCGCGCGAAGAGGCCACGCTCGTCTTCTATCTCCCGACCCGGCGGCTGCCAGAATTCCTGGCGGCGGTCATCGAAGTCCTCGGGGACAGGCGGGTGGTCGTGGCCCGGGAGCTGACCAAGATCCATGAGGAGTTCCTGAGAGGCTCCGCCGCCGAGCTGGCCGCGGCGGCAGGCCCCCGGCCCCCCAGGGGCGAAGCCACGGTTCTGGTCGACGGCGCCTGAAGAAGACCAGGCTATCCCTCGATTTCCCCTTTTTCCCAATATAAGCAAGCCCGAAGAATATTTTTTTCCAATACTTGACAAAATAGCACTAAGATATTATATTGGTGTCACACTAAGATATAACGAGGAGGCTTCAGATGGCTATTATCAGATGGGATCCCTACAGGGATATGGGAACCCTCAGGGACAGGATGAACCGGCTTTTCGAGGACATGTCGGTGTCCAAGGGCGAGGAAAAGGACCTCATGGCCCACGCCTGGGCCCCTTCGGTCGACATTTATGAGACCGAGAACGAGGTCGTCCTCAGCGCCGAGATCCCCGGCGTCGACGCTAAAGACGTCGAGATCAAGGTCGAGGACAACAACCTGACCCTTCGCGGCGAGCGCAAGTTCGAGAAGGAGACCAAGGAAGAGAATTACCACCGTGTCGAGCGGTCCTACGGCTCGTTCTACCGCTCCTTCGCCCTGCCCAGCTATGTCGATCAGGACAAGATCGAGGCCGAGCAGGAGAACGGCGTCCTCAAGATCCACTTGCCGAAGCGGTCCGAGCTCAAGCCCCGCAAGGTCAAGATCGTGACGCCCGTCCAGGCGCAGGCCGAGAAACCCAAGAAGTAACTGGTTCGCATCCTCTCGCCAGGCGGCTCCCGCTACCCGCGGGGCCGCCTTTTTTTATTCTTCTCCCATTTCCGAGAAACCTCCGAGGCGGCGAGGGATGTACGGCAGGGAGCGAAGCCCTCGAAGCGACCATCAGAAGCATGGCGGAGCGACTCGGAGCCATGCTTCTGACCTCCGCTCCCCAGAGTCCGCTCCGGGCCGGCCGGGGAGCAAGAGGCATATCCCGAGCAAAGCCGGAGAGAGGCGCTTCCCGGAACCTGGAGAAGAACCTTTCTTATGCCTGGGCCAGGGTAATGGCCCTGACTTCCTTGGCCCCGGCCTCCTTCAGCACTCTGGCGCATTCCCGGATGGTCGCTCCGGTCGTGGTGACGTCGTCGATCAGCACCAGCGTTCGGCCCCTGACCCGGTCGGGCCGCCGGACGGCGTAGACGCCGCGGACGTTCCTCTCGCGGTCGCCGGCCCTTAGGCCGGCCTGGGCCGGGACGTTCCGGGTCTTGACGAGCGCCCCCGCGACGACGTCGATGCCCCGGAGGGCGGCCAGGTCGCGGGCCAGCAGGCGGGCCTGGTTGAAGCCCCGCTCGCGCCGCCGGGCCGGGTGAAGGGGCACGGGGACGAGGGCCTCGGCGTCCAGCCAGAGCGGCCCGTCCGAGCCGAGGCAGACCTCGGCGTAGCGGGCCAGCGGCCGGCTGAGCGGCGCGCAGCGCCTGTACTTGAAGAGGAGGATGACGTCCTTGAGGGTCCCGCCGTAGGCGCCGCAGGACCGGTGCCGCGAGAAGGCCGGCGCCTGCCCCAGGCACCGGGCACAGAGATGATCTTCCGGTCCGTCCTGGAGGAACCGCCCGCAACGGGGGCAAACGGGGCCCCGGCGCGGACCCAGCTTCTCCAGGCAGGCGGCGCAGACGACCTTTTCCCCGGGGCGATCGAGAGGTTCATGGCAGAGACGGCAGAATGAGGGGAAGAACAGCAGCTCGGCCAGCCGGGCCAGCCAGGCCGCCCGGGTCCGGAGCGACGGGGTCACGGCATTTCGCGTTCTTTTTCGGCCTTTTCCTGGTCGTCGATGCAGTAGGGCGTCCAGGGGATGGCTTCGAGCCTCTTCATGCCGATGTCCTTGCCGCAGACCTGGCAGATCCCGAAATCGCCGTGATCGAGCCGCTTGAGGGCCTCGTCGATGAGCAGGAGCTGCTCCCGGTCGCCGTCCGACAGGCTCAGCAGGAATTCCTTGGTATAAGAGGTTTCCGCCTTGTCGACCAAGTCCTGGGCGACATTGGACTCCATCTCCTTGCTCTCGCTGATGGTATCGGTGAGCTTTCGGGTGATGCTCTCCTTCCTCGCGCGGAGCTTGGCCCGGAACTCGTCTTTCTCTTTCTTGTTCAGCTTACGAGGCATCGGACAATCCCTTCATTTGGCATAATGCCGGCCCCCGACGATGGTCAGGGCCCGGTAGATCTGCTCGAGCAGAACAACGCGCGCCAGTTCGTGCGAGAAGGTCAGCCGCGACAGTGACAATCTCATGTCCGCCCTCTCCACGATGCGGTCCGCGAGCCCGAGGAAGCCGCCGACGACGAAGGCCAGCGGCGTTCCCGACTCTCTCTCCCGGCCGCGGAGGAAGCGGGCGAATTCCGCCGACGACATCTCCCGGCCGCGATCGTCGAGACAGATCACGTACGCGCCGTCGAGATGGCGTTCGAGGCTGCGCGCTTCAAGGTCCTTGATCTTTTCGGCGTGCTTTTCCCCCAGCCCCCTGCTCTCGCGCGTCTCGATGACCTCGAGCGTCGCGAGGGACCTGATGCGCGCCTCGTAAAAGCCCTGCAACCCCCGCAACTCGGGATTCTTCGTCTTGCCGGGCCAGAGAAGTTTCAGGCGCATCGCCGAAAACGCCTTTAGACAATAGCGATTCGTTCCTGGCTTGTCAACCCCCTATTTCCGCCGTCACGGGCCCGCGAGATCGGGCGCGAACGGGCCCCGGGAACGCCGCAACTAGAATTCGAGGCGGGGCGCGTCGCCCCAGAGCTGCTCGAGGCCGTAGCGGTCCCGCGCCGCCCGGGAAAAGACGTGGACGACGAACGAACCGTAATCGACGAGGATCCAGTCGGCCGCATCGCGCCCTTCGACGCCCAGGGGCCGGTAGCCGGACGGCTTGAGGGCCTGCTCGACGGCCTCGGCGATGGCCGCGTTCTGGCGGGACGAGTTCCCGTGGGCGATGACGAAGAAGTCGGTGAACGACGAGAGCTCGCGCAGGTCGAGGGCGCAGAGGCCCTCGGCCTTCCGGCCCAGGGCGGCCTCGACGGCGGCGCGCACCGGCGCGGGCAGGCTCCTCTTGGTGAACCGTTTTTTCTTTTCTTCGGCCATGGCTCCTATCGACCTCTGTAGAGTTTATGTTCGCGGATGTAGGCGGCGACGGCCGGCGGCACGAACCCGTCCAGGGGCCGGCCGCGGCGGACCCGCTCCCGGACCTCCGTCGACGACACGTCGAGGGCCGGGATCGGGACGAGCAGGACCCGGCAGCGCGGCGGGGCGGCGCCGTCCAGCGGTCCCGCCCCGGCCAGGGGCCCAATCCCGCTGCGGAGGCGGCCGCCGAGGACGTCCCGGGCCCGCTCGAGATCGAAGCCGGGCCGGGCCATCACCAGGAAAAAGCACTCCTGGAGGACCTTCTCGTACTCGTGCCACGTCCCGATGTCGAGGAAGGCGTCGACCCCGAGGATGAAGAACAGCCGGGCCCCGGAGTTGAGGCGGCGGACCTGGCGCAGGGTCAGGATGGAGTAGGACCGGCCGCGCGCCTCGACCTCGAGCGGCGAAGCCTCGAATCCGGCCCGGCGCCGGACGGCGATCTCGACCATCCGCAGGCGGTCGGCCGGCGAGGCCGCCCCGCCCGCCGCCTTGTGCGGCGGCAGATAGGACGGGATGAAGAGGATGCGGCCGAGCCGCGTCCGCCGGCGGACCTCCGACGCGGCCTTCAGATGGCCGCAGTGGATGGGATCGAAGGTGCCCCCAAAGAGGCCGATCGTCTCCATCAGGGCCGTCCCTCCGGTCCCTTGGCCCCGGGCTCCCCGGTCCCGGGCGCCGCCTCGAGCTCCGCCAGCTTCCGGGCCGCGGCCTCGACCAGGGGCTTCAGGCCCTCCTCCTTGAGCGCCGAGACGGCGAAGAACGGGATCTTCCGGCGGGCGGCCAGGCGCCGCAGCCGGGCCAGGCGCGACGCGTCGTCCCCGAGCAGATCGACCTTGTTGGCGGCCAGGATCTGGGGCCGGGCCGCGACCGCTGGCGAGAAGGCCTCGAGCTCCTTCATGATGACCTTGAAGTCCTCGACCGGGTCCCGCCCCGAATAGGGCGAGACGTCGACGATATGGATGAGCAGCTTGGTCCGCTCGATGTGGCGCAGGAAGCGTATGCCCAGGCCCTGGCCCCGGTTGGCCCCCTCGATCAGCCCGGGGACGTCGGCGACGATGAACGAGCGGTACTCGCCGATATCGACGACGCCGAGATTGGGCGTCAGGGTCGTGAACGGGTAGTCGGCGATGACCGGCCTGGCCGCGGAGATGCGGGAGATGAGCGTAGATTTCCCGGCGTTGGGGAAGCCGATCAGGCCGACATCGGCGATGAGCTTGAGCTCGAGGAAGAGCTCCTTCTCCTCGCCGGGCCGGCCGGGCTGCCACTCGCGCGGCGTCTGGTGCGTCGGCGTCGCGTACGAGGCGTTGCCCCGCCCGCCCCGGCCGCCGCGGGCCACGACGCAGGACCGGCCGTGGACGTCCAGGTCGGCGAGGACCGCGCCGCCGTCGGCCTCCCGTATCACGGTGCCGACGGGCACGCCGAGGCGGACCTCGGAGCCGCGCTTGCCCTGCCGGTTGCCACCCTCGCCGGGCGCGCCGTTCTTGGCCTTGATGATGGGGTGGAAACGGAAATAGGCCAGCGAGCTGATGTTCTCGTCGGCGGTCAGGACGATGCTGCCCCCGTCCCCGCCATGGCCGCCGTCCGGGCCGCCTTTCGGCACCCGGGCTTCGCGGCGGAAGCTGACGCAGCCGTCGCCGCCGCGGCCGGCCTTCAACGTGACGGTGACCTGGTCAACGAACAACGGCGGCGCCGCTTGTCCTCAGGCGGGCACGACGGTGACGATCTTCCCCTTGCGGCCCTTGTCGGAGAACTGGACCGTTCCCGTGACCGTGGCGAAAAGGGTGTCGTCCTTGGCCCGGCCGACGTTGAGGCCGGGCTTGATGGGGGTGCCCCGCTGACGGATGATGATGGACCCGGCGTTGACCTTCTGGCCGCCATGGCGTTTGACGCCGAGCCTCTTTCCCGCGCTGTCGCGGCCGTTCTTTCCGGCTCCGCCGGCTTTCTTATGGGCCATGGCTTACTCCTTGCTGGCTTTCTTGGGCTTGGCCGGGGCCGCCTTCTTTTCGGCTTTCGGCTTGGCCGCTTCCTTCTTGGCCGGCTTGGCCTTGGCCGCCGCCTTGGCGGGCTTCTCGGCCGCCGCGGCCGGCTTCTGCGCGTCCGCCTTCGGCTTGGGCGCCGGGGCGGGCTTTTCGACCGGGATGATCTTCTCTTCGGCCAGGTCCGCGGCCGTGACGACGGACCGGTCCGCCGCGATCCGGGTGATGCGGACCTTGGTCAGCTGCTGCCGGTGGCCGCGGGTCCGGCGGAACTGTTTCCTTCTCTTCTTCTTGAAGACCAGGACCTTCTCGTCCTTGAAATTCTCGAGGACCAGGCCAAGGACCATGGCGTTGTCGAGAACCGGGGTCCCGACCTGGACCGTGCCGCCGTCCTCGATGAGGAGGACGCGCTCGAATTGGGCCTTCCGCCCCGGCTCGAGATCGAGCTTCTCGACGGCCAGGACGTCCCCTTCCTTGACGCGGTATTGCTTGCCGCCCGTCAGGATCACAGCGTGCATGTCGACCTACCCTTCGGAGGAGATACGAAAAAGGAACAGCAAATTTAACATAGGACCGGTTTTAAGTCAAATTAGCGCGCCTTGACAGGCCCGGGCCGATTCTCTACCCTTGGGGCGTCCGCGGGCGGTTAGCTCAGCGGCAGAGCGTCGGTTTTACAAGCCGAGGGTCGCAGGTTCGATCCCTGCACCGCCCATCCCGTAGCGAGCGAAGCGAGCGGAGGCGGCAGAAGTCCAGCTGAGCGACTCGAAGCTGGACTTCTGCGAAATATCGGGATCAAGGTGTTTCTTGGCTTTTAGCGACGCGAGCGGAGGCGGCAGAAACCCGCCTGAGCGTCACGAAGGCGGGTTCCTGCGAAATATCTTGATAAAGTCGTCTGCCTGATAGCCTGTTGCCATCTGGTTTTGCGAAGCGAGCGGAGGCGGCAGAAGTCCAGCTGAGCGACTCGAAGCTGGACTTCTGCGAAATATCGGGATCAAGGTGTTTCTTGGCTTTTAGCGACGCGAGCGGAGGTCAGAGACCTTTCTCCTCCGTCGCGGCCGCTGACCTCCTGTCCCGTTTCCGGCAGTCCCTCTCGAGGCGGTGAGGGAATTCACCTCGCAGATCCCCGTGCTGGAGAGGGGACCCGCGAAGCGGGGGGAACCGTGTAACCGGTTCCCGGGGCCGGGGAGCCAGAGGTGATTCCCGAGCATAGCCGGAGAGAGGGACTTTCCGGATTCAACAGAGGAAAAGCGCCCCCGACGGGATTCGAACCCGTGTTGCTGCCTTGAAAGGGCGGTGTCCTGGGCCTCTAGACGACAGGGGCACATACGTGAGCCGTGCTGGATTCGAACCAGCGACACCCGGCTTAAAAGGCCGGTGCTCTACCGCTGAGCTAACGGCCCGAAAAAAGCACTATTATAGTGACGGGGGAGAAAGAGTCAACAGCCCCCGGCCGGACGCCGAGCCCCTCAGGCGAGGGGCTCGAACTTGATGATGACCCAGCGGCCGCGATGCGGGATATTGTTGGCCTCGTCTTTGAGCAGGTACTGCTTGAGGAGCAGTTTGTATTTCTTGGTCACGCCGGCCCGGTTGGTGATGGAGATATCGACGTCCTTGGAGTGGACGCTGCCCGTCAGCTCGCGGACGTTCGGCAGCTCGCGCACGCCCAGGGAGAACATCGTCATCTCCTCTTCGGAGGAGGCGGCGGCTTTGGCGGCGCTGTAGGTCTTCTTGAGCTCCTGCATCTTGCCGTTCTCGACGTCGTACTTGGCCTGGAGCTCCTCGACCTTCTTCTTGAGGGCGGCCTTGGCGCCGGCCGAGCGGGTCGTATCCATCTCGAACTGGGCGTCCTTGACGGCCGCGTCCGAGTCGAGGGTCGGGCCGATCTGGGCGTCCTGGAGCTTCTTGGATTCGATCTCGGCCTTATTCAGATCGGGCAGCTTGGCCGGTTCGATCTTGTCCGGGCCGATGTTGATGACGGACCAGGAGCCCAGCTCCGGCTGGAGCGGGTCGAGGGCCATGCTCGACATCGTATCGTTGTCGTTCATCATGACGGCGTTGAAGTACTTTTTGAGGAGGGTTTTCTCGGGCGCCGGCGTGCATCCCTGGATAAAGATGAATGCGACGAAAACGCCGAGTGCGACCAGTGTTCTTTTCCTCATGTCTCCTCCTTCACTATTCGTTTCGAGACTTCTCTGGGAGGATGATATCGTGTTCGAGGGGGGAAAATCAAGCCTTTTTATCCGGGCCAGCGATCCTGGTTTTCCCGGCCTGTTTTTTATGCTACACTACCACGCTCGAAAACTCCGATACGGGGTATTGAACATGGCGCAAGACAAGGATCCCGTTCTCAGGCACCCGAAGGACCCGGCGGCCCTGCTCGACGTCATCCGCGACGTCCAGGCCGCCGCGGGGCACGTCTCCGACGAAGCCGTCGGGCGCATCGCCGCTCACCTGAAGCTCGCCGAAGCCGAGGTCCGCGGGGCGGTGACGTTCTACCATTTCTTCTCCCTGGCCCCCCGGGGCCGGTCCACGGTCTACCTGAACGATTCCATCACCTCGCGGATGATGGGGCGGACGGCCGTGGCCCGGGCCTTCGAGGACGAGGCCGGCTGCCGCTTCGGCGAGGTCAGCGCCGACGGCGCGATCGGCCTCTTCCCGACCTCGTGCATCGGCATGAACGACCAGGAGCCCTCGGCCATCGTCGACGGGACCGTCTTCACGGCCCTGACCCCGGACAAGGCCCGGGCCATCATCCGCGGCCTGCGGGCCGGCACGCCGGCCCGGGACCAGGTCGCCGCCTTCGGCGACGGGGCCAACCAGTCTGACCTGGTCCGCTCCATGGTCGTCAACAACATCCGCCGGCGCGGCCCGGTCCTGTTCGGCGCCCACGAGACCGGCGCGGCCCTGCGCCAGGCCGTGGCCATGACCCCCGAGCAGGTCATCGACGAGGTCAAGAGATCCGGCCTCCTCGGCCGCGGCGGCGCAGGCTTCCCGACCGGCCTCAAATGGGAGTTCTGCCGGCGGGAGAAGG
Protein-coding regions in this window:
- a CDS encoding TraR/DksA family transcriptional regulator, with protein sequence MPRKLNKKEKDEFRAKLRARKESITRKLTDTISESKEMESNVAQDLVDKAETSYTKEFLLSLSDGDREQLLLIDEALKRLDHGDFGICQVCGKDIGMKRLEAIPWTPYCIDDQEKAEKEREMP
- a CDS encoding DnaJ domain-containing protein, with amino-acid sequence MSHIAVELRDVFFEKKTGRLVYRRGDILKYFFFEKGAIAQVKTNQPDERLGEILFKLERIPKEAHAKLDQYIEPGKNIGEVLKTQGVISEEDLAEALGHQIRESVLNAFGFFDAELEFQPHESFGAAVPESQVSVPLLIEYGIRRMQAHPLLQAFLANRTPALGRKTYAYLLTIEEKEILEKINGADTAEVILKSLTMPPDQFWKSLYLFYCLGIVDFEGEASSRARLDVKERIKPPSQAHEDVPREIAEVLSLRDTLPAMTLYQILDVPKTATEEDIKKAYFQLARRFHPDRFDRGIAARFKSQIHEVFDGINNAYRVLSNKDSRRAYDAKSGPVAAQEDAQDVLRKADTKFRQGKTLHGQARYDEAVAYLEEAVRMRRDKADYYLLLAMCEARLPAYVRKAEQDFLKAIELEPWNPEAYVGLGLLYKAEGLQTKALKQLEKAVSVDPDHATAREALDDLAGRRSKGPKSIFKLDLFGSKKKKK
- the rsmI gene encoding 16S rRNA (cytidine(1402)-2'-O)-methyltransferase — translated: MPGRLFVVGTPIGNLEDITLRALRVLGEVAAIACEDTRQTVKILNRYGIKKPLISYFQPREGRRIPEIIGLLEAGRDVALVSDAGTPGISDPGFPLIREALKKGLQVVPIPGPSAVTAALSAAGLPTHRFLFAGFPPPKAAGLRKLLEGLAREEATLVFYLPTRRLPEFLAAVIEVLGDRRVVVARELTKIHEEFLRGSAAELAAAAGPRPPRGEATVLVDGA
- a CDS encoding Hsp20/alpha crystallin family protein, translating into MAIIRWDPYRDMGTLRDRMNRLFEDMSVSKGEEKDLMAHAWAPSVDIYETENEVVLSAEIPGVDAKDVEIKVEDNNLTLRGERKFEKETKEENYHRVERSYGSFYRSFALPSYVDQDKIEAEQENGVLKIHLPKRSELKPRKVKIVTPVQAQAEKPKK
- the ligA gene encoding NAD-dependent DNA ligase LigA, producing the protein MSSSPAGPRERARAEALRRQIVYHERKYYVDNDPQISDEEFDRLVGELRGLEARFPELVTPESPTQRVGEKPVEGFATVVHRTPMMSIDNGYGEDDLREFDERVRKLLPGRTVAYTAELKIDGLGIALVYRGGKLAQAVTRGDGVRGDDVTANVRTIRSLPLAIDAPGEVEARGEIYLPFKSFQALNRDREEAGEPLFANTRNAAAGSVRLLDPRLVAGRNLRAFLYYLFIDGREEPTQWGSLLKLKELGFPTNPHSRLCRTIDDVLAYYREWTAKRDTLDFDADGVVIKVDDADERRDLGATAKSPRWAFAYKFPARQATTRVNDIVVQVGRTGALTPVAVLEPVKLAGVTISRSTLHNEEELRRKDIRVGDHVLIERSGDVIPQVVSVMMDRRPRGARRFAWPRRCPVCGSKVFKPEGEVISRCENASCPARIRESILHFAGRRAMDINGLGEAVVDQLLASKLVRSIPDLYGLELDKLAALERLGAKSAGNLLDEIEASKSRGLARLLFALGIRHVGERLAQTLAARFGSLAALEKAGPDDLVQVEDVGPKVAESVLFFFAQPENRELIDRLRRAGVADRTAAAAAGPRPLAGQVFVITGALAGLSRDEARDLLEARGAEVGSSVTRKTTALIVGESPGSKLDRARELGVRIVGEKEFRELVGREA
- a CDS encoding NAD+ synthase; translation: MPPKINPSFVEKVLVRFIRDEFGRCGCGRGLVGLSGGLDSAVCAALAARALGPDNVLGLIMPYGRAFQGDVRDAAALARRLGIRSETIDITPQIDIYFAAHPGASRVRKGNKMARERMSILYDHSARDGGLVLGTSNKTELLLGYGTIYGDMACAINPMGDLYKTQVRELATHLRIPAAIRRKAPTAGLWPGQTDEGDIGLAYDEIDDILYALVEGRQARREIIAAGHSAAAVDRVLRRVRGSQFKRLLPPIAKLSTRSVGHDFLYPYDRGR
- a CDS encoding ComF family protein, giving the protein MTPSLRTRAAWLARLAELLFFPSFCRLCHEPLDRPGEKVVCAACLEKLGPRRGPVCPRCGRFLQDGPEDHLCARCLGQAPAFSRHRSCGAYGGTLKDVILLFKYRRCAPLSRPLARYAEVCLGSDGPLWLDAEALVPVPLHPARRRERGFNQARLLARDLAALRGIDVVAGALVKTRNVPAQAGLRAGDRERNVRGVYAVRRPDRVRGRTLVLIDDVTTTGATIRECARVLKEAGAKEVRAITLAQA
- a CDS encoding nitrilase-related carbon-nitrogen hydrolase → MPMKIAIAQIAPKLGDVEANLDLHLDVLEKAKRQKAGLVVFPELSLTGYTLKDLVEEVALDPAADPRFRRLAARTKGISAVVGFVQESPSERGLFYNAAAFISGGRIVHVHRKVFLPTGGMFEEAKFFAQGRDFRAFDAPFGRAGLLVCRDFLQLGSSYAHYAAGAEVIICISAAPGRGVGGGDAFETGRMWELMGEAVSFFSTAYVVYANRAGSEDGVTFAGGSFVFAPGGRLVVRASSVDPDLVFCSVDPAAVARARRTWLFKRDEKPEAVWRSLERIVRASED